The DNA sequence ACGGAGCTGGCCTACGGCAACGCCTGGTGGAACTTCGGTGCAAGCCTCACGCTCTGATCGACCGGTGGTGCGGCCACCCGGATCGCGAGAGCGGAAGTGGATGCCGCATTCCGTGTGTCATCCGCCGAATACACCGTAGGCTCCACCGCCTTGTGGCCTTCGCTCGCCGGATCCCTGTTCCGGATGGTCCCGGATCCTGGGCATGGAACACGAAAAAAACTCCGTGGAACACGCTTTATTCAACGAACATGGATAGTTTTCCAGCGATGAACCCCACCGCCTACGTCGTGGAGGATGAGCCGCAGGCCCGCGAGCTGATCCGCGCGCTGTTGACGAAGCGGCATCTGCGCATCAAGCTGGTGGGGGAGGCGGGTGATGTGCATACCGCCGCGGATGCGATCCGCGCCGCGGCACCGCAGGTGCTCTTCCTGGACGTGGACCTCGGCGGACCGGACGGGGTCGACCTCCTGCGTCGCATCGCGCCGGTGGACGATCTGCTGTACCGCACCGGCGACAACAGCCACACGCTGGTGCACCGGCGCGGCGAGGCGCGTCCGCTGGTGGTGAGCCGCGGCATCGTGGCCTTCGACGAGGCGCCGCGCGACCAGGGCTTCGTGCGCATCCACCAGCGGCACCTGGTGAACCGCAAGCACATCCGGCGCTACATCAAGGGCGAGGGCGGCGAGGTGATCATGAGCGATGGCGCCAGCCTGCCCGTGAGCCGCCGCCAGAAGGCCGACCCGATGGAGGCCCTGGAGCGGCTTTGACCCGAATTCTCGATCAACCCCACCACGCTCACGATCTTCCATCCGGCCCCGACCGGCAGCCCTCACCTTCGATCCACGATCAACACACGAACCCATGAGAACATTCTTCCTTCTGGCCCTTGCGCTCGTTACCAGCATGATGGCGAACGCCCAAGGCGTGATCACGCGCCAGTTGAACGGGCAGTCCTTCTTCTATTACGCTGGTGAACTGCAGCAGGTCTTCGATGATGCGGAGACCTCCATCGGCCAGGACACCATCATCCTTGCCGGTGGGCAGTACGTCACCAGCACCGACCTCTTCATCCGCACCCCGGTCGTGCTTGTGGGCAGCGGCTTGTTGACCGATAGCGTAACGGCCTATGGTGGGACCACCACCATTTCCGGAAGCGGATTCCGATACTTCAGCATCATGGAGGATGCGGACGGAACCGAGCTTCACGGGATCGCCTTCGTGGGCAGCATCGCCGTAAGGCTTGGCACGAGCGTTCCCACCTCGGACGCGGACGACGTGTTCATCTCGCGCTGCGAGATCACCTCCTTGACCATCGGGTCCGGTTCTTTCGGCTCTTTGGCCAACAACGCCTTGGTGGAGCAGTGCATCATCACCAACCTGGACTTGAATGAATGCACCGACCCCACGATCCGCAATTGTGTGATCGGCAGCATGGGTGGGGGGATATCGACCACCAACGCGCAGATCGAACAATGCATGTTCTTCAACTTCGCACTGAACAGCAACGTTGGCAACGAGTACACCAACTGCATCTTCATCCGCAACCAGTCCAGTGCGTTCGCGACCAACGAAACGGACGCCATCTACCGCAACAATCTCTTCGTGGGCCAAAGCGGGTTCTCATTCACCATTGGAGGGGTGAACGCCACGGACGCCGGTGGCAATGTGGTCGACAGCCCGATCAACACCGTGAACGGGGCCTTCCCCCAGTTGACCTCCACCAGCTACACCACGTTCGCCCACGGGGACGACTACACCCCGGCCGCACAGTGGTTGACCGCAGGCCTGGGCGGTACCCAGGTCGGGATCTACGGTGGTGCACGGCCGTGGAAGAACGGTCTACTGCCCTTCAACCCGCACTGGATCGAGCTGATCGCCCCGAGCACCACGGTGAACGGCACCTTGCAGGGGGTCCAGATCAAGGCCAGCGCACAACAGCCCTGAGCCATGGGACGCGCGCTTCTGTTCGTGTTGCTGTTGGTCCCGATAGGGGCCATCGCACAGGTGCCGGACCTCTCCGGGTATGAGTATTGGTACGATCAGGCGGATGCGGACAACGAACGGGTGTTCGTGCCCTTCACCTCGCCCGGCCAGACCGTGAGCTTGAGCAGTGAACAACTGGCCGCGGCGGGGCTTGGCGTCGGCCAGCATCGCCTGCACATCCGCCTGCGCGATCAGGCGGGCCGCTGGAGCAGCACCTTGTTCCGCTCTTTCCTGATCCATCCGTCCGGCCCCTTCCAGGTGATCTCCGGCGAGTACTGGTTCGACCAGGACGATGTGAACCGCCAGCCGTTCGCCCTGACCCCCGGGGGCAGTGTGTCCATCACCCTGAACACACCTGCAGCTGGACTTACGGTGGGCCAACACCGCGTCCATTACCGCTTGCGGGATGACCAGGGGGCGTGGAGCAGCGTGCTGGCGCGAAAGTTCCTGTTGACCGCCGAAGGTCCACATGAACTGGTGCTCCTGCGGTACTGGAGCGAACCCGTTCCACAGAGCCCCGGCGATCTGACGGAAGTGCCCATCACTCCCGCCGTGCAGGTGCTGGACATCATCGACGACGTGCTCTTCTGCAACTGGAGCAGCACGGGGCAGACCGATGTGTACTTCCAGCTGCAGGACAACCTCGGGCAGTGGAGCTCGGTGATCACGCGCGGCATCGACGTGGATGCGGTAAGTGCGCCGCCTGCGGCGACCGCAGTGTCGGGCCCGGCCGTCGTGCTGGACAACAGCGCGCAGACCTACACGGCCGCCACGGTACCCGGCGCCTCGTACTATGTGTGGACCCTGCCGACAGGATGGTCGGGGACCAGCACCGGCAATTCGATCAATGTGACGACGGGCGCGCCTGGCGAGGATGGATGGGTGGTCGTGACCGCCGGCAACGGATGCGGCCTTGGAGATCCGGACAGCCTGTTCGTGACGATCACCGGTACGGGCATGGCGACTGAAGGAACGACAGGCATCTTGCTTTTCCCGAACCCCACCACCGGCCTGGTGACCATCGCACTGCCGGATGTGGCGGGCGTGGAGGGCCTGATGGTCGTGAGCAGCACCGGCCAGCGCATCTACGAGACGGGCAAGATCACAACGGACCGCCACACGTTGGACCTGAGCGCGGAGGCCGGTGGACTGTACACCGTGATCTTGACAAGGGGAACACAACACACCAAGCTGCACGTGATGGTGCAGCGGTGATAGGGGACCCGCCGGATAAGCTCCGCATGACCCGCCTTCTACCGCCTCTGCTCTTCGCCGCCGCGCTGGCCTGCCTCTTCCTGGGCTTCGCCGAACTGCGCACGGCCGAAGGCCCTGCCGGGCGGCAGAGCGGCTGGGACCGCCTGCTGGGCCGGGTGCCCGACCTGAGCGCATGGGCCACCGGAGAGGAGGTGGACGAAGCGGAGGTGGACGGCGCTCCGGAGGTCGTGCCCCCGTCCGAAGCGAACGAAAGCCCCGCCGACCGGGCCCGGCGCCTGTTGCGCGAGCAGCGGTCCGGGGCTTCACAAGACCCGGTCCAGGCCTCTTCGGACGTGTTGGATGTGGAGCCGGGGGTTCCGATGGACCCGTGGACGGGCGTGGCGATGCTGTGCGCGCTGCTCGGCCTGGCGGGTTTGGCACTTCGTGCGACCTGGGTGCCGGTGGCCTTCTCGGCACTGGGCATCGTGGGGGCCGGTGCGCTGGCGATCGGCCATTGGCAATGGGCCACGCAGCTGGCGGAGCAAGGGCTGCCCGCGTTGCGCATCGACGCCGGGGTGGTGGAAGCCCTGCCGGCCACCGGCCTATGGGCCGCCGTGGGCTTCCTGGTGGTCGCCGCCATCGCCGGTCTTGTGCCCCTGCTGCTGCACGAACGTCCGTCCTCCACCTCACCGGTGACCCGCGGACGATCGGGCCCGCCGCCAACGGCCCCACCAGCACGTCCCGCTCCGCACGCCGCACCTGCCGCCCGTACGCTGCCCGATCCGCCGAAGGTCCCTGCGTCCTCCGCACCTCTGCGTGAGGCCAGCGCTTCTTCTGCGAGCGGCAGCGAGCCGCTACGCACTGCTGCTCGTCCGGGTGTCCCACCTTCGGGAGAAGGGCCACCCCCTGCGTCCTCTGCACCTCTGCGTGAGACCGGTGTTCCCTCCGCGAACCCCGGCGTGCCCCCGCCGCCCCCCGACCGCCCCACTGTCCCCTCTTCGGAAGAAGCCCCTCGCCCTGCGTCCTCCGCGCCGCTGCGTGAGGCCCGGCCCGAAACCTCTTCTCCTGCCACTGCCCCCAATCCGCCTCGCATGGATCCTCAGCACGCCCCCCACAGCACACCGCCACCGGCCGCCGCCACGCCGCTGGACCTCTTCACCGGCTTCGCCCGGCCCTACTTCGCGCTCATCGATGGCGGCGCGTTGTTCCGCAAGCCCTTCCGCATCCTGTACATGGTGCTGGCCGCCCTCAACCTGTTGAGCATTCTCGGGGTGTTGGCGGTGATGTTCAAGGGGGGCGTGGGTGGCATCCTCATCGGCCTGTTCGGCATCTTCGGGCTGTGGATCGGCTTCCAGCTGTGGTGGGACCGCAAGGACCGCATCAACCAGTATGTGAACCAGGGGTCGGAATTCGTGGCGCTGCCGGTGTTCGCGCATTTCTTCCAGACCTGTGGGGAGTGGTTCGGCACCCTGATGGCCATCGTGGGCACGGGCGCTTCGTTGGTGATGGCGCTTCTGGGCCGAAGCGGTGGGCATGGCCGCAGCCCCCTGGACATGTTCACGGCCATGGCGGGTGATGCGCCTTTGGTGGGGTTGATCGCCAGCCCGCTGCTCGGCTTCCTGATCATCATTCTCACCCGCGCCATCGCCGAGCAGATCCGGGCGCTGGTGGCCGTGGCCAACAACACCAAGGCCATCGAGGTGAACACCCGCAAGGGCTGAGCCGCCGCTTTCCCGATCCGGCCGCCGCCTTCGCAGCGGCGCATGCCGAGGATGTCCATGGGTCGGTGCTTTGGGGCATCAACACGAACGCCATGAACCCCAAGCCCCTCCTCGCCAGCCTGCTGATGACCACCGGCTTCTCTGCCGCCGCCCAGGTGATCCTGGCCCCGCTGCCCACCCACGCACCCCAGGGCCTGGCCACCCAACTACAGGCCGCGCTGACCCCGGCGCTCGCGTCCATGACGCCCTGCACGGTGCGGGTGGCGGAGGTCGCTGAAGGCCGCCACGGCAGCGGCGCCGCGCTGGTGATGGGCCAGGCCCCGGCCCTCTGGCTGGTGCTCGCGGTAGAGCGGACGGATGCCCTGGGACAAGTGCGGCGCACCGAACTGCACATGCAGGGCAGGGATACCGCGGACCTGATGGAGGCGCTGGCCGACCGGATGGAGGCCACCTTCGGGACCTTGGCCCCAGTCCCGCCGGATGTCGAAGAACCCGTTCAGGCCCGCCGCGCACATTGACACACGGTGAACTGTGGATCAAGTCCTGCGGAACTCTCGTTCGATGTGGAATGATCCCGCGAACTTTGACCGGATGTGTCGTTCCATATTGCCTCGCATACTCCTGATTTTCGTGCTGCTCCTGGTCGGTGCGGCGCGGGAGGTGATGGCGCAGTGCACCGTGACGATCAACAATCCGGTCGCTTCACCTTGCCTGGGCGACACGCTTGCCCTTTCGGCAACGGCGAACGGCCAGAACGGACCGTTCATCTTCGCCTGGACCGTCACGGCTGGGTCCGGTGTGTTCTCCTCGACGAACACGTCCAACACGCTCTTCAGTCCCTCGACATCCGGAACGGTGACCGTGCAGGTGACCGTGACGGACACCAACGGAACGGTCTGCGCCACGGACCTTCACAGTTGGAGCGTGACGAATGCCTCGGTGGCGTCGCTGACCTGCACGAACGCACCATCGGTGACCTTCGATGGCCTGACGACGTTCAGGAACTGCACGCCACAGAACCAGTTCCTGTTCAATTTCCAGGAGAACGGGTCCATCCTGGGCAACGCGCAGGTGACGATCGACTGGGGCGATGCGAGCCCGGTGTTCACCTCGACCGGGGCTTGGCCGCCGCAGGGGCACCTGTATTCGCCGCCGGGCCTGTACACCATCACCTACACGGTGGATGATGGTGTGTGCGAGGACACGCAGTTCTACAACGTCTTTCTGGGCGTGAATCCTGGCGCCCAGTTCGGCCGGCCGAACAATGCTCCGGTCTGTGACGGGGCCACGGTGGACTTTCTGATCACGCCGGACGCCACGAACGTGCCGGGCACCACGTACACGGTGTACTATGGTGATGGGTCGAGCGCGGTGTTCACCCACCCGCCACCCGCTACGGTGAGCCACACGTACACCGCCAGTTCGTGCACGGGCGGGTCATATACGGTGACCTGTGGCGGTAGTCAGTTCCCGGTGGTGCCCGCGGCGAACACCTTCACGGCCTGCTTGTGCGTGGAGAACCCCTGCGGCGGTTTTCCTCCGACGGCGCCGAACATCATCGTGCACGAGGCGGCGAACGCCGGCTTCAATGCGCCGACGACGGCCTGCACCACGGCCGGGGTGGCCTTCAGCAGCACAAGCACCGGCGGGGTGATCGGCGCTCCGTGTGGCACGCCCTACCACACCTGGTCGATCAGCGGTCCTGGTGCCTACAACCTGCAGGCGGGGAGCCTGGGGCCCTTCGGATCGACCGGCCTCACCGTGCAGTTCCCTGTGCCTGGGGTGTACACCGTTTCCTTGACCGCCGAGGGGGAGATCTGCCCGGCGGACACGTATGATCAGCAGATCTGCATCGAACCGCCCCTGGTGCCCACCTTCGATACCACGCAGGTGGGGCTGTGCGATCCGGTGACGGTGGCCTTGCAGAACACCACGGACCTGACGGACAACTGCAGTGTGCAGTGGGACTGGGTGGTGAGCGGTTCGGGCTTTTGCGGGGCCGCGGCCGCCTGGCAATGGACCAACGGCAACGCCACGAGCGCATCGCCGAGCATCCAGTTCACCGCGCCGGGCACCTACACCATCCGGCTGCGGGCATTGAACAGTTGCGGCTGGCAGCAGAGCGCACCGGTCTCCGTCACCGTGTTCGATGACCCGCAGATCCAGATGGGTGCGGCGCTCTCGCTCTGTGAAGGCGACGGGGCCAACCCCATAGCCACCTACACCACCTGCGGCACACCGATCACCAGCTACCTGTGGAACATGCCGTCGGCCACGCCATCGAGCTCCAACCTGCCGCTCCCCGGTCCAGTGACGATCAACTCAAGTGGAACGATCTCCGTCACCGTGACGAGCGTGTGTGGATCGGTGACGGCTAGCAACCCGGTCGTCGCTAACCCGGACCCACCGGCGAGCACGGTACCGCCCGGGCCGATCTCCATCTGCCAGGGACAGCCGCTCACCCTCGGCGCCACGAACGTGCCTGGTGCCACCTTCGTGTGGACCTCTCCCTTGGGCGTCACCTATGCCATGGATACGGTGGTGATCCCGGCCGCAGGACCGGCAGAGGACGGGCTGTGGACCGTGGTCGCGTTCCTGGGCGTGTGCGAGGGGCCGCCCGCCACAGTCGACGTGAGCATCATCCTGGCACCCGTGCTCGGCGTGGTGGCGAACCCATCGTCGATCTGCGTGGGTGACAGCAGCACGTTGGTCGCGGTGAACGCCACCAGCTACGCGTGGACCATCGGCACCACGCCCGTGGGTACGGGCAGCACCTTGGTGGTGGCGCCGACAAGCACCACCACGTACACCGTGGAAGGCGATGTGGGTGGCTGTCCCGGAACGGATGACATCACCGTCACCGTGAACCCGCTGCCTGTCGTGAACGCTGGTCCGGACCTGAGCCTCTGCGACCAGCCCATCCCCGAACTGCTGCAACCGGTGACCGCTGGCGGTACATGGGGCGCACCCGTGGTGGGCGGCCAATACACGCCCAACGGGCAGGGCGTGTTCGAGGTGGCTTACGACTACACGGATGCCAACGGCTGCTTCAACAGCGACACCATCACCATCACCGTCGGTCCGCCCCCCGCGCCGGTCACCGCCGGTCCGGACACGCTGATCTGCATCAACAGCGGCACCGTGCAACTGGTGGCCGACCAACCTGGCGGAACATGGAGCAACAGCGTGTGGGTGAACGGTGCGGGCGAGTTCACCCCGGGAGCGGTGTCCACGGAACTTGTGGTGTACACAGTGGGCGCCGGTACCTGTGCGGTGGACGATACGGTGCAGGTGCAGGTGGTGCCGGGCGCCACGGTGGAAGCGGGGCCGAACGACCAGCTGTGCGCGAACGACCCGGCGCTGCAGCTCGTGCCGAATCCACTGGGCGGCACCTGGAGCGGCAACGGCGTCAGCATCACCGGCCTCTTCGACCCCGCGCAGGCCGTGATCGGGCCCAACGTGCTCACCTACACCTACCCGGACCCGAACGGCTGCATCGTGGTCGACCAGCTCACCGTTCAGGTGGACCCGCTGCCTGTGCTCACCGTCACGAGCGACACCACCTTCTGCGTGTCGACCATTTCGCAGCAGATCATGCATTCCCCGACAGGCGGTACGTGGAGCGGTCCCAACGTGGATCCCGTGAGCGGCCAATACACGCCGGTGGCCACTACACCGATCGGTTCGCCGGACGTGCTGGTGTACACCTACACCGACGGCAATGGCTGCACGAACACCGCCTCCGTGCAGGTGACGGTGATCGACCCGCCCTTCGTGGCCTTCGCGGGCAACGACACGGCGGCCTGCGTCGGCAATGCACCCTTCCCGCTGGTGGGTGACGGGTTGGGCGGCGACTGGAGCGGTTCGTTCGTGCTGCCGGGCTACGCCTTCGATCCGTCCGTGGTGGGCACCTGGACGCTCACCTACACCGTCGGCACCGCCTCGTGTGAAACGCAGGACCAGGTGGACATCACCGTGGACCCGCTGCCGCCCAGCTTCGCTGGCGCACCGCTCACCGTGTGCGTGTACGATGCCGTGCAGACGCTGCAAGGCACGCCCGCCGGAGGCGTGTGGGACCGGCCGAACACCTTCGATCCGGACACGATGCAGCTTGGGCCCACCACCTTCTGCTACACCTACACCGACCCGATCACCGAGTGCGACAGCACGCACTGCACCACCGTCACCGTGGAGCCCATTCCC is a window from the Flavobacteriales bacterium genome containing:
- a CDS encoding T9SS type A sorting domain-containing protein; translation: MGRALLFVLLLVPIGAIAQVPDLSGYEYWYDQADADNERVFVPFTSPGQTVSLSSEQLAAAGLGVGQHRLHIRLRDQAGRWSSTLFRSFLIHPSGPFQVISGEYWFDQDDVNRQPFALTPGGSVSITLNTPAAGLTVGQHRVHYRLRDDQGAWSSVLARKFLLTAEGPHELVLLRYWSEPVPQSPGDLTEVPITPAVQVLDIIDDVLFCNWSSTGQTDVYFQLQDNLGQWSSVITRGIDVDAVSAPPAATAVSGPAVVLDNSAQTYTAATVPGASYYVWTLPTGWSGTSTGNSINVTTGAPGEDGWVVVTAGNGCGLGDPDSLFVTITGTGMATEGTTGILLFPNPTTGLVTIALPDVAGVEGLMVVSSTGQRIYETGKITTDRHTLDLSAEAGGLYTVILTRGTQHTKLHVMVQR
- a CDS encoding DNA-binding response regulator gives rise to the protein MNPTAYVVEDEPQARELIRALLTKRHLRIKLVGEAGDVHTAADAIRAAAPQVLFLDVDLGGPDGVDLLRRIAPVDDLLYRTGDNSHTLVHRRGEARPLVVSRGIVAFDEAPRDQGFVRIHQRHLVNRKHIRRYIKGEGGEVIMSDGASLPVSRRQKADPMEALERL
- a CDS encoding PKD domain-containing protein → MLLLVGAAREVMAQCTVTINNPVASPCLGDTLALSATANGQNGPFIFAWTVTAGSGVFSSTNTSNTLFSPSTSGTVTVQVTVTDTNGTVCATDLHSWSVTNASVASLTCTNAPSVTFDGLTTFRNCTPQNQFLFNFQENGSILGNAQVTIDWGDASPVFTSTGAWPPQGHLYSPPGLYTITYTVDDGVCEDTQFYNVFLGVNPGAQFGRPNNAPVCDGATVDFLITPDATNVPGTTYTVYYGDGSSAVFTHPPPATVSHTYTASSCTGGSYTVTCGGSQFPVVPAANTFTACLCVENPCGGFPPTAPNIIVHEAANAGFNAPTTACTTAGVAFSSTSTGGVIGAPCGTPYHTWSISGPGAYNLQAGSLGPFGSTGLTVQFPVPGVYTVSLTAEGEICPADTYDQQICIEPPLVPTFDTTQVGLCDPVTVALQNTTDLTDNCSVQWDWVVSGSGFCGAAAAWQWTNGNATSASPSIQFTAPGTYTIRLRALNSCGWQQSAPVSVTVFDDPQIQMGAALSLCEGDGANPIATYTTCGTPITSYLWNMPSATPSSSNLPLPGPVTINSSGTISVTVTSVCGSVTASNPVVANPDPPASTVPPGPISICQGQPLTLGATNVPGATFVWTSPLGVTYAMDTVVIPAAGPAEDGLWTVVAFLGVCEGPPATVDVSIILAPVLGVVANPSSICVGDSSTLVAVNATSYAWTIGTTPVGTGSTLVVAPTSTTTYTVEGDVGGCPGTDDITVTVNPLPVVNAGPDLSLCDQPIPELLQPVTAGGTWGAPVVGGQYTPNGQGVFEVAYDYTDANGCFNSDTITITVGPPPAPVTAGPDTLICINSGTVQLVADQPGGTWSNSVWVNGAGEFTPGAVSTELVVYTVGAGTCAVDDTVQVQVVPGATVEAGPNDQLCANDPALQLVPNPLGGTWSGNGVSITGLFDPAQAVIGPNVLTYTYPDPNGCIVVDQLTVQVDPLPVLTVTSDTTFCVSTISQQIMHSPTGGTWSGPNVDPVSGQYTPVATTPIGSPDVLVYTYTDGNGCTNTASVQVTVIDPPFVAFAGNDTAACVGNAPFPLVGDGLGGDWSGSFVLPGYAFDPSVVGTWTLTYTVGTASCETQDQVDITVDPLPPSFAGAPLTVCVYDAVQTLQGTPAGGVWDRPNTFDPDTMQLGPTTFCYTYTDPITECDSTHCTTVTVEPIPVADFSLPDSACVNTPVNFTNITACGCTWTWDFGDLSLPSTQQDPQHTYGATGTYTVQLVATSGAGCIDTITHALVITEAPTAQLTWSVADSCGDGLVQVTNDLVMANTTHTWWVNGTVVSNAVQPGSFALQGPVLADTLYTLVYEQANFCGADRDTLLVWLHPLPVASFGTDQLIYCLADTVYIGNDSYGLVDSVFWQLGDGTVSTNGSPTWFHQYVQDSTWTITLEVYNECGADTASWSVTVLPNQVTAFFSTDTVIGCAPLTSTFTNFSVGDTASIWYFGDSLNTTSISTNTGFTYTDPGTYTVQLVALGCGVDTATQVIEVLALPVVDALSDPTVCLGDAVSFSASGAGLVGLLWSFGDGDFDSIPNPTHTYANAGTYDVILTVVSNITLCPSADTIQVEVVEAPVLSLSAADTVFCVPFDLALSAAGTTGSNLAYVWTLNGDTVSYSPSPLPQPIPAPGSYVLALTVEDLLTGCSDSASFTVVGLETPVSGLLLDPYDPCGDPAQLVATSTATPPQATLAWNINGQLVGQGPVLATAYSTPGTHTLALIAELPGPCADTATTTFTLLERPLAGFDTGPVCLGQAIPITDTSSNAVAWWWYLNGAFVGNDPGGSGIVPSSLGNDTIALAVTSPDGCRDSTWVVVDVNAPPLAELLAEAQADCETVLLTAAFAPNSTYVWYVNGQPYSEERSPPYYLPPDATDDVEFALVVTNTDSCSSTDMATVYPPTCVNVPNAFTVDGDGNNELFFPVVYPVVRFREFRIFNRWGEVIFRTSDPNTGWDGTYGGARAQDGVYVWKLRYSDGNNNELEKVGHVTLLR